Proteins from a genomic interval of Youhaiella tibetensis:
- a CDS encoding heme lyase CcmF/NrfE family subunit, giving the protein MSIELGHFAQILAFAIACVSTVMGYAYWRNEGRVTTFLRQAAILQFLLIAASFAALIQAFVTSDFSLLLAYNNSHSLQPLLYKVTSVWGNHEGSIVLWILILVAFGAAVAMFGRKLPKDLLNLVLATQSLLVAAFTGFALFTSNAFARLDPAPFEGKDLNPILQDFGLAVHPPLLYTGYVGFSICFSFAIAALISGRIDAAWARWVRPWTMLSWTFLTLGIAMGSYWAYYELGWGGWWFWDPVENASFMPWLAGTALLHSALVMEKRNALKVWTIFLSIITFSFSLLGTFLVRSGVLTSVHSFASDPTRGLVILAILAAFIGGAFTLFAMRASSLRQGGLFAPISKEGALVLNNLFLATGLGAVLVGTLYPLVLDALTGRTISVGAPFFDLTFGTLMVPLLILVPFGPFLAWKRGDLVAVTQRLAGAAVLALVAAIALFTATGAHVSLAPLGLLLGFWVMFGAIAELVDRSKLGRIPLAESWRRLKGLPRTAFSTALGHFGLGVTVIGIVVTTAWQSELITTVGTGETVTLNGYQVQLVKLDEDVPGPNYTADHGEFVITAPNGGKRDAVAERRTYIASGQPTTEASIQTYGFSQLYLQLGEDEAAGRHVLRVWFKPYVTLIWLGALLMSGAGFLSLSDRRLRVGVPKPRRTPALEAAQ; this is encoded by the coding sequence TTGTCTATCGAACTCGGCCATTTCGCCCAGATCCTCGCTTTCGCCATCGCCTGCGTCTCGACCGTCATGGGCTATGCCTACTGGCGCAACGAGGGGCGGGTGACGACGTTCCTGCGCCAGGCTGCGATCCTGCAGTTCCTGCTGATCGCGGCGAGCTTTGCCGCGCTGATCCAGGCCTTCGTCACCTCGGATTTCTCGCTGCTGCTGGCCTACAACAATTCGCACTCGCTCCAGCCGCTGCTCTACAAGGTCACCAGCGTCTGGGGGAACCATGAGGGCTCGATCGTCCTCTGGATCCTGATCCTCGTCGCCTTCGGGGCGGCGGTCGCCATGTTCGGTCGCAAGCTCCCAAAGGACCTGCTCAACCTGGTGCTGGCCACCCAAAGCCTCCTGGTTGCCGCCTTCACCGGCTTTGCGCTCTTCACCTCCAATGCCTTTGCCCGGCTGGACCCGGCGCCGTTCGAGGGCAAGGATCTCAACCCGATCCTCCAGGACTTCGGCCTCGCGGTGCATCCGCCGCTCCTCTACACGGGCTATGTGGGCTTCTCGATCTGCTTCTCCTTCGCCATCGCGGCACTGATCTCGGGCCGCATCGACGCTGCCTGGGCCCGCTGGGTGCGCCCGTGGACGATGCTTTCATGGACGTTCCTCACCCTCGGCATCGCCATGGGCTCCTATTGGGCCTATTACGAACTGGGCTGGGGCGGCTGGTGGTTCTGGGATCCGGTCGAAAATGCCAGCTTCATGCCCTGGCTTGCCGGCACCGCGCTCCTGCACTCGGCGCTGGTGATGGAGAAGCGCAATGCGCTCAAGGTCTGGACGATCTTCCTGTCCATCATCACCTTCTCCTTCTCGCTGCTCGGCACTTTCCTCGTGCGTTCGGGCGTGCTCACCTCGGTGCACTCCTTTGCTTCCGATCCGACGCGGGGCCTCGTGATCCTCGCCATCCTCGCCGCTTTCATCGGCGGCGCCTTCACACTCTTTGCGATGCGCGCCTCGTCCCTGCGGCAGGGCGGCCTCTTCGCTCCGATCTCCAAGGAAGGGGCGCTGGTGCTCAACAACCTCTTCCTGGCGACGGGTCTGGGGGCGGTGCTGGTGGGAACGCTTTATCCGCTGGTGCTCGATGCGCTTACGGGCCGTACTATCTCGGTGGGCGCCCCGTTCTTCGATCTCACCTTCGGCACCCTGATGGTACCGCTGCTCATCCTCGTGCCGTTCGGGCCTTTCCTGGCCTGGAAGCGCGGCGATCTCGTCGCGGTGACGCAGCGCCTGGCCGGTGCCGCCGTGCTGGCGCTGGTCGCCGCCATCGCGCTCTTCACGGCCACCGGCGCCCATGTGTCGCTGGCCCCGCTCGGGCTGCTGCTGGGCTTCTGGGTGATGTTCGGCGCCATCGCCGAACTCGTCGACCGCTCCAAGCTCGGCCGCATTCCGCTCGCAGAGAGCTGGCGCCGCCTCAAGGGCCTGCCGCGCACCGCCTTTTCGACCGCCCTCGGCCATTTCGGCCTCGGCGTGACGGTCATCGGCATCGTGGTGACGACCGCCTGGCAGAGCGAACTCATCACCACCGTCGGTACCGGCGAGACGGTGACGCTCAACGGCTACCAGGTCCAGCTCGTCAAGCTCGACGAGGATGTGCCGGGCCCGAACTACACGGCCGACCATGGCGAGTTCGTCATCACCGCGCCCAATGGCGGCAAGCGCGACGCGGTTGCCGAGCGCCGCACCTACATCGCCAGCGGGCAGCCGACCACCGAGGCGTCGATCCAGACCTACGGGTTCTCCCAGCTCTACCTGCAACTGGGTGAAGACGAGGCGGCCGGCCGTCACGTGCTGCGTGTCTGGTTCAAGCCCTATGTGACGCTGATCTGGCTGGGCGCACTGCTGATGTCAGGTGCCGGGTTCCTGTCGCTGAGCGACCGGCGCCTGCGGGTCGGGGTGCCCAAGCCGCGCCGCACCCCCGCGCTCGAGGCGGCCCAATGA
- a CDS encoding cytochrome c-type biogenesis protein CcmH, whose protein sequence is MRRFFVALAIVFAMGSAAMALNPSEILSDPVLEARARDISAGLRCLVCQNQSIEDSDADLAHDLRVIVRERLVAGDTDEQVRDYVVARYGEFVLLQPVLGLHTLVLWIAAPLLLIAGIIAVVVGIRRRRAPMPAALTAEEQAALDRLEERQEH, encoded by the coding sequence ATGAGGCGCTTCTTCGTCGCCCTGGCGATCGTCTTCGCGATGGGAAGCGCCGCCATGGCGCTCAACCCGAGCGAAATCCTCAGCGATCCGGTGCTCGAGGCGCGGGCGCGCGACATTTCGGCGGGCCTGCGCTGCCTCGTCTGCCAGAATCAATCCATCGAGGACAGCGACGCCGACCTCGCGCACGACCTGCGCGTGATCGTGCGCGAACGGCTGGTGGCCGGCGATACCGACGAGCAGGTACGCGACTACGTCGTCGCGCGCTACGGCGAGTTCGTGCTGTTGCAGCCGGTCCTGGGGCTGCACACGCTCGTCTTATGGATTGCCGCACCCTTACTGCTCATTGCCGGGATCATTGCCGTGGTCGTAGGGATTCGCCGGCGGCGCGCCCCGATGCCGGCTGCCCTGACCGCCGAGGAGCAGGCTGCCCTCGACCGGCTCGAAGAACGCCAGGAACATTGA
- a CDS encoding Do family serine endopeptidase: MRSTTISRARRWVGASALAIIVGLGGVSTFVATSQTANAQISAPTIAAPSFADLVAAVKPAVVSIQVEGEETTSQNIQGGRNFQFQIPDLPDDHPLKRFFDQFGNQFGQQGPATPRKYMAAGSGFVISADGYIVTNNHVVKNADKVTVIFDNGDEMSAKVIGTDEKTDVAVVKVDGKDLPFVEFAADTIRVGDWVIAVGNPFGLGGTVTSGIVSARGRDIGGSSYGDFLQIDAAVNTGNSGGPAFDTSGKVVGMNTAIYSPNGGNVGIAFAIPASTIKPIVQQLIDKGSVTRGFLGVQIQDVTHDIANSVGLKNAKGALVTEPSDGGPAQKAGINSGDIITAVDGTPIDNALALSRTIANKTPGTKVELSVWRNGKEDKVSVTLDTLKDQAAPTQQEQPAQPEAPKPSSVGITLVPNSGGDGMLIQDIDPSSVAADKGFTVGDVILEVDNKKVSTVDEFEKAIQGVKDSGRGTALIKASRDGNTRFIGLPLDAGK, translated from the coding sequence ATGCGCTCGACAACCATATCCCGTGCACGCCGCTGGGTCGGGGCTTCCGCCTTGGCCATCATCGTCGGGCTGGGTGGCGTGTCCACGTTCGTGGCCACCAGCCAGACTGCCAATGCCCAGATCTCTGCGCCCACGATTGCCGCTCCGAGCTTTGCCGATCTCGTAGCCGCCGTGAAGCCGGCCGTCGTCTCGATCCAGGTCGAAGGCGAGGAGACGACATCCCAGAACATTCAAGGTGGCCGCAACTTCCAGTTCCAGATTCCGGACCTGCCGGACGATCATCCGCTGAAGCGCTTCTTCGACCAGTTCGGCAACCAGTTCGGCCAGCAGGGCCCGGCGACGCCGCGCAAATACATGGCGGCCGGCTCTGGCTTCGTCATTTCCGCCGACGGCTACATCGTCACCAACAACCACGTGGTCAAGAACGCCGACAAGGTCACGGTGATCTTCGACAACGGCGACGAGATGTCGGCCAAGGTCATCGGGACCGATGAGAAGACCGACGTTGCCGTCGTCAAGGTGGATGGCAAGGACCTGCCGTTCGTCGAATTCGCCGCCGACACTATCCGCGTGGGCGATTGGGTCATCGCCGTGGGTAACCCGTTCGGCCTGGGTGGCACCGTCACCTCCGGTATCGTCTCGGCCCGCGGCCGTGACATCGGTGGCTCGTCCTATGGCGACTTCCTGCAGATCGACGCTGCGGTCAACACCGGCAACTCCGGTGGCCCCGCCTTCGATACTTCGGGCAAGGTCGTCGGCATGAACACTGCCATCTACTCGCCCAATGGCGGCAATGTCGGCATCGCCTTCGCGATTCCCGCTTCCACCATCAAGCCGATCGTCCAGCAGCTCATCGACAAGGGTTCGGTGACCCGTGGCTTCCTCGGTGTCCAGATCCAGGACGTGACCCACGACATCGCCAACAGCGTCGGCCTCAAGAACGCCAAGGGCGCTCTCGTGACCGAGCCGAGCGACGGTGGCCCGGCCCAGAAGGCCGGCATCAACTCGGGCGATATCATCACCGCCGTCGACGGCACCCCGATCGACAACGCCCTGGCGCTCTCGCGCACCATCGCCAACAAGACCCCGGGTACCAAGGTCGAGCTGAGCGTGTGGCGCAACGGCAAGGAAGACAAGGTCAGCGTGACCCTTGATACCCTCAAGGACCAGGCAGCCCCCACCCAGCAGGAGCAGCCCGCCCAGCCGGAAGCTCCCAAGCCTTCCAGCGTCGGCATCACCCTGGTCCCGAATTCGGGCGGTGACGGCATGCTGATCCAGGACATCGATCCGAGCAGCGTGGCGGCCGACAAGGGCTTCACCGTCGGTGACGTGATCCTCGAAGTGGACAACAAGAAGGTCTCCACGGTCGACGAATTCGAGAAGGCCATCCAGGGCGTCAAGGATTCGGGCCGCGGCACTGCCCTCATCAAGGCCAGCCGTGACGGCAATACGCGCTTCATCGGCCTGCCGCTGGATGCAGGTAAGTAA
- a CDS encoding response regulator transcription factor: MKILLIEDDREAASYLIQALDEAGHVTHHATDGETGYAMASGMDYDVLVVDRMLPRRDGLSIIESLRAEDDKTPVLILSALGEVDDRVTGLRAGGDDYLTKPYAFTELLARIEVLARRSSPSEAATSFQVGDLTLDRLSRKVERGGEVILLQPREFRLLEYLMKNAGKVVTRTMLLENVWDYHFDPQTNVIDVHMSRLRSKIDKGHATSLLQTIRGAGYMIRD, from the coding sequence ATGAAAATTCTGCTGATTGAAGACGACCGGGAAGCGGCCAGCTATCTCATCCAGGCACTGGACGAAGCCGGGCACGTGACCCATCATGCCACCGATGGCGAAACCGGCTACGCGATGGCCTCGGGCATGGACTACGACGTTCTTGTTGTCGACCGCATGCTGCCGCGCCGCGATGGCCTTTCCATCATCGAGTCGCTTCGCGCCGAAGACGACAAGACACCCGTGCTCATCCTCTCGGCCCTCGGTGAGGTCGACGACCGCGTGACCGGCCTGCGCGCCGGCGGTGACGACTATCTCACCAAGCCCTACGCCTTCACCGAACTGCTGGCCCGCATCGAAGTGCTGGCCCGGCGTTCCAGCCCCTCCGAGGCGGCGACCAGTTTCCAGGTGGGCGATCTCACGCTCGACCGGCTCTCGCGCAAGGTCGAACGCGGCGGCGAAGTTATCCTGCTCCAGCCGCGCGAATTCCGCCTGCTCGAATACCTCATGAAGAATGCCGGCAAGGTCGTGACCCGCACGATGCTGCTGGAAAACGTCTGGGACTACCATTTCGACCCCCAGACCAACGTCATCGACGTGCATATGTCGCGCCTGCGCTCCAAGATAGACAAGGGTCATGCCACCTCCCTGCTGCAGACGATCAGGGGCGCCGGTTACATGATCCGTGACTAA
- a CDS encoding sensor histidine kinase has translation MTNRFAQLWRTTTVRLTAIFVLIFVVFSVLLLAVISYQSSIQIQRQQAADIDREIRQITKIDERQGFRASIIAVERLSRQPGPGIYFIGDPTGQLIVGNVTTLPPEVLLEPGSYTFNYDRQRPGDPDSTDAPEPPPPQGNAMVRSVVLSSGLHLVVGRDVVERRGFTAIILQSFLYGVGGIVLLSIIAGLINSRRVLARIDSINVTANKIMSGNLSERIPITQRNDEFDGLATSLNAMLDRIEQLMQGLKEVTDNVAHDLKTPLTRLRNQAESALRDSAHEEDRRKALETTISESDKLIRTFNALLMIARAEAGAPSGAFADIDVSAIAADVAELYAPVAEEEGMELVSEVAPGIRMRANRELIGQALVNLVDNAMKYYRANGEDSSGKITVTAREVGGRVLMEVADNGPGIPAADRSRVVERFVRLEQSRTEPGSGLGLSLVAAVARLHKGEFRLEDNNPGVRAVIDLPA, from the coding sequence GTGACTAACCGTTTCGCCCAACTCTGGCGCACCACCACCGTTCGGCTCACCGCGATTTTCGTCCTGATCTTCGTGGTGTTCTCGGTCCTGCTGCTGGCGGTGATCTCCTACCAGTCCAGCATCCAGATCCAGCGGCAACAGGCCGCCGACATCGATCGCGAAATCCGCCAGATTACCAAGATCGACGAACGGCAGGGCTTCAGGGCCTCCATCATCGCCGTCGAGCGCCTGTCGCGCCAGCCGGGCCCAGGCATCTATTTCATCGGCGATCCGACCGGCCAGCTCATCGTGGGCAACGTCACCACGCTTCCGCCCGAAGTCCTGCTCGAGCCGGGCTCCTATACTTTCAACTACGATCGCCAGCGCCCCGGCGATCCGGACAGCACCGACGCCCCCGAGCCGCCGCCACCCCAGGGCAACGCCATGGTGCGTTCGGTCGTGCTCTCGAGCGGGCTGCATCTGGTGGTCGGACGCGACGTGGTGGAGCGGCGCGGCTTTACCGCGATCATCCTCCAGAGCTTCCTTTACGGCGTCGGCGGCATCGTGCTGCTCTCCATCATCGCCGGCCTCATCAACTCCCGGCGCGTGCTGGCGCGGATCGACTCCATCAACGTCACCGCCAACAAGATCATGTCCGGCAATCTCTCCGAGCGCATCCCGATCACGCAGCGCAACGACGAGTTCGATGGCCTTGCCACGAGCCTCAACGCCATGCTCGACCGCATCGAGCAGCTGATGCAGGGGCTCAAGGAAGTGACCGACAACGTCGCCCACGACCTCAAGACGCCGCTGACCCGCCTGCGCAACCAGGCCGAGTCCGCCCTTCGCGATAGCGCCCACGAGGAGGACCGGCGCAAGGCACTCGAGACGACCATCTCGGAGAGCGACAAGCTCATCCGCACCTTCAACGCGCTCCTTATGATCGCACGGGCCGAAGCAGGGGCACCTTCCGGGGCCTTTGCCGACATCGACGTCAGCGCCATCGCCGCCGATGTGGCCGAGCTCTATGCGCCCGTCGCCGAGGAAGAGGGGATGGAGCTCGTGAGCGAGGTCGCCCCCGGCATCCGCATGCGCGCCAATCGCGAGCTCATCGGCCAGGCGCTGGTCAACCTCGTCGACAACGCCATGAAGTACTACCGCGCCAACGGCGAGGACAGCTCCGGCAAGATCACCGTCACCGCACGCGAGGTCGGCGGGCGCGTTCTCATGGAGGTCGCCGACAACGGACCGGGCATTCCCGCCGCCGACCGCTCGCGCGTGGTCGAACGCTTCGTGCGCCTCGAGCAGAGCCGAACCGAACCCGGGTCGGGTCTCGGCCTGTCGCTCGTCGCCGCCGTCGCCCGCCTGCACAAGGGCGAGTTCCGCCTGGAGGACAACAATCCCGGCGTGCGTGCCGTGATCGACCTGCCGGCCTGA
- a CDS encoding bifunctional [glutamine synthetase] adenylyltransferase/[glutamine synthetase]-adenylyl-L-tyrosine phosphorylase, whose amino-acid sequence MTIALAPLPPVPHPAFSDWLKSLEPGVRGSIEAAAPTLASLFTEAPYLFDLGRLHAGWLARVLVGDADAALAGVLGNIRDAGRAASEEEELSATLRQAKGRVALLAAVAEVGGAWSTEQSTAALSALADAALDASLDFLMRKAADKGDLVPGVEPTAAASGLALFALGKHGGRELNYSSDIDIVAFFDPDKGVLVDPMEATKFYTRIVRGLVALMQDRTAHGYVFRTDLRLRPDPGSTPVAISFDAAIAYYEVRGQNWERAAWIKSRPCAGDIAAGESFLKEMAPYVWRKHLDFATIADIQAMKRQINISKNVGDVRVEGHNVKLGRGGIREIEFFTQTQQLIAGGRDKTLRVRPTAQALAALAAAGWISEKTASDLTDTYWFLRAVENRLQMLRDEQTQMMPETPEGVAAIALVMGERDPAAFERRYREALNLVVGYYGELFTEGETLGTGEGNLVFTGSDDDPATLETLASLGFKDPAKASQTVRKWHYGGYGATRASAARAHLTELLPALLRTIAGAGNADEALARFDNFLSRLPSGVQLFSLLRNYEQLRRLLVAFMASAPRMAEAVIHRAHVMDGLIDPAFANEVSRRRALVSKVDAFLGEGRAYEEVIDRARIIGQEQKFLISAGLLSGTVTAARAGEQFTTLAETLVQRLFKAVRVEFEKRHGVVPGARTALLGFGKMASREMTVTSDLDFIMLYDVSGGAEESDGERPLSTNHYFTRLTQRLVAAVTAPTSEGVLYEADMRLRPSGNAGPLATGLGGFRRYQMEEAWTWEHLALSRARVIVGDGDMEASVRETIGDILAAPRDKGKVIDDVVSMRALMARERKPRHAFDLKLASGGLVDLEFIAQSAQLVAGATIARSQAPTREVLTRLDETGLVPEGARLVEIHDLYSAVLQVMSAALMDPFKQEAWTNAFRELLAGLTHYPSFELLALDIEQMRAEVSAAAEAWYARARHL is encoded by the coding sequence ATGACGATCGCTCTCGCCCCCTTGCCGCCGGTCCCGCACCCCGCCTTCTCCGATTGGCTCAAGAGCCTCGAGCCCGGCGTGCGCGGGTCCATCGAGGCTGCCGCGCCGACGCTGGCGAGCCTTTTCACCGAGGCACCCTATCTGTTCGATCTCGGCCGGTTGCATGCCGGCTGGCTGGCGCGCGTTCTCGTCGGCGATGCCGATGCCGCACTTGCGGGCGTCCTCGGCAATATCCGCGATGCCGGGCGCGCGGCGTCCGAAGAGGAGGAGCTTTCGGCCACCCTGCGGCAGGCCAAGGGGCGCGTGGCGCTACTGGCCGCCGTGGCCGAGGTCGGCGGCGCGTGGTCCACCGAACAATCGACCGCGGCCCTGTCGGCCCTGGCTGACGCGGCTCTCGATGCCTCCCTTGATTTCCTCATGCGCAAGGCCGCCGACAAGGGCGACCTCGTGCCCGGCGTCGAGCCGACCGCCGCGGCCTCCGGGCTCGCTCTCTTTGCGCTGGGCAAGCACGGTGGGCGCGAACTCAACTACTCGTCCGACATCGACATCGTCGCCTTCTTCGACCCCGACAAGGGCGTGCTGGTCGACCCGATGGAAGCCACCAAGTTCTATACCCGCATCGTGCGCGGGCTCGTGGCGCTGATGCAGGATCGCACCGCCCACGGCTACGTCTTCCGCACGGACCTGCGCCTGCGCCCCGACCCCGGCTCGACCCCCGTGGCCATCTCCTTTGATGCCGCCATCGCCTATTACGAGGTGCGCGGGCAGAACTGGGAGCGCGCCGCCTGGATCAAGTCGCGCCCCTGTGCCGGCGACATCGCGGCCGGAGAGAGCTTCCTCAAGGAAATGGCGCCCTATGTCTGGCGCAAGCATCTGGACTTCGCCACCATCGCCGACATCCAGGCCATGAAACGCCAGATCAACATTTCCAAGAATGTTGGCGACGTGCGCGTGGAAGGCCACAACGTCAAGCTCGGCCGCGGCGGCATCCGCGAGATCGAGTTCTTCACCCAGACCCAGCAATTGATTGCAGGGGGACGCGACAAGACGCTGCGCGTGCGCCCCACCGCCCAGGCGCTCGCCGCGCTCGCGGCCGCCGGCTGGATTTCCGAAAAGACCGCCAGCGACCTCACGGACACCTACTGGTTCCTGCGCGCCGTCGAGAACCGGCTGCAGATGTTGCGGGACGAGCAGACCCAGATGATGCCCGAAACGCCCGAGGGCGTGGCGGCGATCGCACTGGTCATGGGCGAGCGGGACCCCGCCGCCTTCGAGCGGCGCTACCGGGAAGCGCTCAACCTCGTCGTCGGCTATTATGGCGAACTCTTCACCGAGGGCGAGACGCTTGGAACGGGCGAGGGCAACCTCGTCTTCACCGGCAGCGACGACGATCCGGCGACGCTCGAGACCCTTGCGTCGCTCGGCTTCAAAGACCCCGCCAAGGCCTCCCAGACAGTGCGCAAGTGGCATTATGGCGGCTACGGCGCCACGCGCGCTTCTGCCGCCCGCGCCCATCTCACCGAACTCCTGCCGGCACTGCTGCGCACCATTGCCGGCGCCGGCAATGCCGATGAGGCCCTGGCGCGGTTCGATAACTTCCTGTCGCGCCTGCCCTCGGGCGTGCAGCTCTTCTCGCTGCTGCGCAACTACGAGCAGTTGCGCCGGCTGCTGGTGGCCTTCATGGCCTCGGCGCCGCGCATGGCCGAGGCCGTGATCCACCGGGCGCACGTCATGGACGGGCTCATCGATCCCGCCTTCGCCAACGAGGTGTCGCGCCGCAGGGCCCTGGTTTCCAAGGTCGATGCCTTCCTGGGGGAAGGCCGCGCTTATGAGGAGGTGATCGACCGCGCCCGCATCATCGGCCAGGAGCAGAAATTCCTGATCTCTGCCGGGCTGCTCTCGGGCACCGTCACCGCCGCCAGGGCAGGGGAGCAGTTCACCACCCTCGCCGAAACGCTGGTTCAGCGGCTATTCAAGGCGGTGCGGGTGGAGTTCGAAAAGCGCCATGGCGTCGTGCCCGGCGCGCGCACGGCCCTGCTCGGCTTCGGCAAGATGGCCAGCCGCGAAATGACGGTCACGTCCGACCTCGACTTCATCATGCTCTACGACGTCAGCGGCGGCGCCGAGGAGAGCGATGGCGAGCGCCCACTCAGCACCAACCACTATTTCACGCGCCTGACACAGCGCCTGGTCGCCGCCGTCACGGCGCCCACTTCGGAAGGCGTGCTCTACGAAGCCGACATGCGCCTGCGCCCCTCCGGCAACGCGGGTCCCCTGGCCACGGGCCTCGGGGGCTTCCGCCGCTACCAGATGGAGGAAGCCTGGACTTGGGAGCACCTGGCCCTCAGCCGCGCCCGGGTGATCGTGGGTGACGGCGACATGGAAGCCTCGGTGCGCGAAACCATCGGGGACATCCTCGCCGCGCCGCGCGACAAGGGCAAGGTGATCGACGATGTCGTCTCGATGCGCGCCCTCATGGCTCGCGAGCGCAAGCCACGCCACGCCTTCGATCTCAAGCTCGCCTCGGGTGGCCTGGTGGACCTCGAATTCATTGCCCAATCGGCTCAGCTCGTCGCAGGGGCCACGATCGCCCGGTCGCAGGCGCCGACGCGTGAAGTGCTGACGCGGCTGGACGAGACCGGCCTCGTGCCGGAGGGCGCGCGGCTGGTCGAGATCCACGATCTCTATTCTGCGGTCCTTCAGGTGATGAGTGCTGCGCTCATGGACCCGTTCAAGCAGGAAGCCTGGACGAATGCCTTCAGGGAGCTTCTGGCCGGCCTCACCCACTATCCCAGCTTTGAGCTGCTGGCGCTCGACATCGAGCAGATGCGCGCCGAAGTGAGTGCGGCTGCCGAGGCGTGGTACGCCCGGGCGCGCCACCTCTAG